Below is a genomic region from Candidatus Cloacimonadota bacterium.
ATGTGGTTTGAAATTTTTTGTATCTGAAATCGGTCTGAATAAATTACCACCAAAATGCAAAGAGTGCGGAGGAATATTGAAGCCTGATTTCATCTTCTTTGGAGAACCAATACCCGAACCAGCGCGTTCACAATCCTTTGCTGAAACAGAAAAAGCAGATGTTTTTATTCTCATCGGAACTACCGGTGAAATTATGCCAGCTTCTATGATTCCTTACGAAGCAAAAAATAATGATGTTAAAATTATTGAAGTGAATACAAAATCTTCCAATTATACAAACAGTATTACAGATATTTTCTTGGAAGGGAAAGCAACTGAAATAATGGGAGAATTACTTGGATTTTTAAAGGAGAAGTATAATGGAACATTTAACAAAAGAGACTTTTCAAGAAAAAGTTTTTAATTATGGTAAAAACAAAGATTGGAAATTTGAAGGTGACCTTCCTTGTGTAATAGATTTCTACGCTGATTGGTGTGCACCATGTAAAATAGTAACTCCCATTTTGGAGGAATTAGCAGAAGGATATAAAGGTAAGGTAAACATCTATAAAATAGATACAGCAGAACAGCAGGAATTAGCAGCTGCTTTTGGGATTCGTAGTATTCCTTCTCTTCTTTTTTGTCCAAAAGAAGGTAAACCACAAATGGCAATGGGAGCACTTCCTAAAGAATCTTTTAAGAAAGCGTTCAAAGATGTATTAAAAGTTGAATAATTAGCTAAACATTAAAACTATGAAAGAGTAAGATAAAATCGTTTAAATTTAGAAAAAATTAAGGCGGAAAATTAAATGCACATATCTAAACGAGTAAGACAAATCAAAAAATCTGCAATCCACGAAATGACAAGATTATCAAAAGAAATTGATGATGTTGCATTTCTGTCCTGGGCAAAACCTACTTCTGGAACTCCGCAACATATTAGAAACGCTGCTGTTTCTGCAATTCATAAAGGACTAACCGGTGGATACTCCCAAAGCGAAGGCCAGCACTCCAAATAGAACAGTTAAATAAAAAAATGAAAATTTCAGTTGCAAGTGGGAAAGGTGGAACTGGGAAGACAACTTTTGCTGTAAATTTCTCTCTTTTTCTTAATAATATTAAAAAAAATAAAATCGTTTTGGTTGACCTTGATGTTGAGGAACCAGACTGCCATATTTTTTTAAGGGCTATAAATTCTAACCGGAAAAAGTGTTTCCGAGAAATTCCTAAAGTAAACGAAAAATGCAATCTATGCGGCAAATGTGCTGAGATATGCGAGTTTAACGCTATTGCTGTAGCAAATACGGAAGTAATAATCTTTCCAGACCTTTGTCACAGCTGCTATGCTTGCATTGAATTATGCCCTCAAGAAGCTTTTAATATTGAAAATATTGAAATGGGTGAAATCCATTGGGGTATTATCACTTCAAATAATTTTTACTTTGTTGAAGGTAAATTAAAAATTGGTGAGGTAATGGCAGTTCCTATGATAAAACAGACAAAAAACTTTTCAATAGAAAAATTTGGAGAAAATAGCTATTTCATTTTTGACTCACCTCCAGGAACTTCCTGTCCCGTTATTGAAGCAACAAAAGATTCAGATTTTGTGGTTTTGGTAACCGAGTCAACTCCATTTGGCCTATATGATTTAAAACTTGCTGTAGAAACTATGCAAAAACTAAGAAAAAAATTTGGAGTTGTAATAAACAAAGCAGGAATAGGAAATCAAGAGGTATATCACTATTGTAAAGATGAAAAGATTCCAATCTTAGGTGAAATCCCCTATTCGAGAGGAATTGCTGAGTTGTATTCGCAGGGTAGAGATATAATAAGTATCCCTTTTATCAAGGAAAGTTTTAGGAAAATTGAAGAAAAAATTATAAATCTTGTATGAAAGAATTAGTAATTATCAGTGGAAAAGGTGGAACCGGTAAGACATCGTTTGCTGCTTCTTTTGCATATTTAGCTGGGGAAAATGCTGTTCTCGCAGATTATGATGTGGACGCATCTGATTTACACATTCTATTGGAACCCAAAATTAAGAAAACTTACCAATTCTACGGTGGTAAAAAAGCAAACATCATAAGGGAAAAATGTATTGGATGTGGAAAATGCCAGGAAATATGCAGATTTGACGCGGTCAAAAATGTAGATGATAAATTTGAGATAAACAAAATTGACTGTGAAGGATGTGGATATTGTTATAGAATCTGTCCAGTAGATGCAATTAAATTTGAAGATAATCTATCTGGAAAATGGTATATTTCAAAAACAAGACGGAATTCCACTCTGGTCTTTGCCAAACTTGGTATCGCAGAAGAAAATTCAGGGAAATTAGTTTCAAAAATAAAAGAAGTGGCCCATAATTTGGCAAATGAAAATAATAAAGATTTGCTGATTTCTGATGGTGCGCCAGGAATAGGCTGTCCTGTAATCGCTTCCCTATCTAATGCAAATTATGTTCTGATAGTGACCGAGCCATCTCTCTCCGGATTTCATGATTTGAAAAGAATTCTTGAACTTGTTAAGCACTTCGGGTATTCAGCTGGATGTATTATCAATAAATACGATATAAATGAGAATATAACAAAAGAGATAGAAATTTTTTCTCATAATAATGAATTAGAGATTATTGGAAAAATCCCCTATTCTGACTCTTTCCCGAAATCTTTAGTTCTGAAACAAACAGTGGTTGAATATGATAAATTGGACATTGGTAAAACCGTTGAAAGATGTTGGTCAAAGCTTCAAACAAAATTATGAAAAATAAAAAATGATCTAACAGCCACAAAACCACACAAAAATTCACAAAAGTAGTTATTAAAATTCTATCTTTGTTCTGTGTTTTTTTGTGAGATTTCGTGGCTAACCTATGGAGGAAAAGTGAAAATAGCATTTACAACAACAGGTAAAGGCTGGGATGCTCAAGTAGATAGGCGCTTTGGGCGTGCAAATGGATTCTTCATATTTGATGAAGATTCAGATAAGGAAAAGTATATCTCAAATAAACAAAACATGAACGC
It encodes:
- a CDS encoding ATP-binding protein produces the protein MKISVASGKGGTGKTTFAVNFSLFLNNIKKNKIVLVDLDVEEPDCHIFLRAINSNRKKCFREIPKVNEKCNLCGKCAEICEFNAIAVANTEVIIFPDLCHSCYACIELCPQEAFNIENIEMGEIHWGIITSNNFYFVEGKLKIGEVMAVPMIKQTKNFSIEKFGENSYFIFDSPPGTSCPVIEATKDSDFVVLVTESTPFGLYDLKLAVETMQKLRKKFGVVINKAGIGNQEVYHYCKDEKIPILGEIPYSRGIAELYSQGRDIISIPFIKESFRKIEEKIINLV
- a CDS encoding NAD-dependent deacylase; the encoded protein is MIEKAAELIKNANHVTAFTGAGISVESGIPPFRGENGLWSKFDPVFLDINYFHKYPLKSWKLIKEIFYDFFGKAKPNAAHFALAEMEKMGYTKAVITQNIDNLHQMAGSKEIYEFHGNSRNLVCTKCGLKFFVSEIGLNKLPPKCKECGGILKPDFIFFGEPIPEPARSQSFAETEKADVFILIGTTGEIMPASMIPYEAKNNDVKIIEVNTKSSNYTNSITDIFLEGKATEIMGELLGFLKEKYNGTFNKRDFSRKSF
- the trxA gene encoding thioredoxin, producing MMEHLTKETFQEKVFNYGKNKDWKFEGDLPCVIDFYADWCAPCKIVTPILEELAEGYKGKVNIYKIDTAEQQELAAAFGIRSIPSLLFCPKEGKPQMAMGALPKESFKKAFKDVLKVE
- a CDS encoding ATP-binding protein; this encodes MKELVIISGKGGTGKTSFAASFAYLAGENAVLADYDVDASDLHILLEPKIKKTYQFYGGKKANIIREKCIGCGKCQEICRFDAVKNVDDKFEINKIDCEGCGYCYRICPVDAIKFEDNLSGKWYISKTRRNSTLVFAKLGIAEENSGKLVSKIKEVAHNLANENNKDLLISDGAPGIGCPVIASLSNANYVLIVTEPSLSGFHDLKRILELVKHFGYSAGCIINKYDINENITKEIEIFSHNNELEIIGKIPYSDSFPKSLVLKQTVVEYDKLDIGKTVERCWSKLQTKL